The Streptomyces sp. NBC_01353 genome contains a region encoding:
- a CDS encoding MFS transporter has translation MATTTKIRPRALVRASGGLRYAVALAVDALGTGLLRPFLLLYGVMVLRLSAPATGIAMTAGVVVGLVCMPAVGRWLDRGARSTVVAASMLVRVLGVALLLATPAGHVWLFATAALFLGIGNQAWPAAHAALVATVAHGRERDAALAAGRALRNAGMGAGALLATACLAGGTTALQALAAVTGLAYLTAAALAWSVHLRAHPAATPAKDRADGPAPRMRALLAANVVYAFCLNVPEIALPLILVTQLHASPVWSAAIFVANTVLVVTLQVPVTVLLSRFSRRTVLALAGVVLTASYLGFLAATSLGHGWGAPAVATVSVVCTLGEIIYAGSATALITALAPAHVLGRTLARFQLSTGFGLAVSPAVITALAPHGPAALWGSLAAATLLSASAVATEKDQGAAQRLMPPRASRLVSSAMASGDGLK, from the coding sequence ATGGCAACCACCACCAAGATCCGGCCCCGCGCCCTCGTCCGTGCCTCCGGAGGCCTCCGCTATGCCGTCGCCCTGGCCGTGGACGCGCTCGGCACCGGCCTGCTGCGGCCCTTTCTGCTGCTCTACGGGGTGATGGTGTTGAGGCTGTCCGCGCCGGCCACCGGCATCGCCATGACGGCCGGCGTCGTCGTGGGCCTGGTGTGCATGCCCGCGGTGGGCCGATGGCTGGACCGGGGCGCACGCAGCACGGTCGTGGCCGCGTCGATGCTGGTGCGGGTGCTGGGCGTGGCGCTGCTGCTGGCCACCCCGGCAGGGCACGTCTGGCTGTTCGCCACGGCGGCGCTCTTCCTCGGCATCGGCAACCAGGCATGGCCGGCCGCCCATGCAGCCCTCGTGGCCACGGTCGCCCACGGCCGCGAACGCGACGCCGCTCTCGCAGCAGGCCGCGCACTGCGCAACGCCGGCATGGGCGCGGGCGCGCTCCTCGCCACCGCATGCCTGGCGGGCGGCACCACCGCATTGCAGGCGCTGGCAGCCGTCACCGGGCTCGCCTATCTCACTGCGGCAGCCTTGGCATGGTCGGTCCACCTGCGCGCGCATCCGGCCGCTACTCCGGCCAAGGACAGGGCCGACGGGCCCGCACCTCGGATGCGCGCGCTGCTGGCCGCCAACGTGGTCTACGCCTTCTGCCTCAACGTCCCCGAAATCGCGCTCCCTCTGATCCTGGTGACACAGTTGCACGCATCCCCGGTGTGGTCGGCAGCCATCTTTGTGGCCAACACGGTGCTGGTGGTCACCCTGCAGGTTCCGGTCACCGTCCTGCTGTCCCGCTTCTCCCGGCGGACCGTGCTGGCTCTCGCCGGCGTGGTACTCACCGCGTCCTACCTCGGCTTCCTCGCCGCCACCTCACTGGGACACGGCTGGGGCGCCCCGGCCGTCGCCACGGTGTCCGTGGTCTGCACCCTCGGCGAGATCATCTATGCCGGCAGCGCCACCGCACTCATCACCGCCCTCGCCCCGGCCCATGTGCTGGGACGCACCCTCGCGCGCTTCCAGCTCTCCACGGGCTTCGGCCTCGCCGTCTCCCCGGCAGTCATCACCGCTCTCGCACCCCACGGCCCGGCCGCCCTCTGGGGCAGCCTCGCTGCTGCGACGCTCCTCTCCGCCTCCGCCGTCGCCACCGAGAAGGATCAAGGCGCGGCTCAGCGGTTGATGCCGCCGCGCGCGAGCAGGCTCGTGAGCTCCGCAATGGCCTCCGGCGACGGTTTGAAGTAG
- a CDS encoding DNA/RNA non-specific endonuclease yields MHNTSPAWASWYNRARSQRGTHVYTALAQVVGRALTEATVDSLIEELLRRREEYQREHVNTGTPSASPSRTDSCTPQAPVYGPVNAGRGTSGHAVLCEPASKGSAASIQARGYNSNIHDAGHLIGDQFGGAGNTHSNIVTLFRQMTRSSCGPARTGCATW; encoded by the coding sequence GTGCACAACACCTCTCCCGCCTGGGCCAGCTGGTACAACCGTGCCCGCAGCCAACGCGGCACCCACGTCTACACCGCCCTGGCCCAGGTCGTCGGCCGGGCCCTCACCGAGGCGACGGTCGACTCCCTGATCGAGGAACTGCTCCGCCGGCGTGAGGAGTACCAGCGCGAACACGTCAACACCGGCACACCCAGCGCGTCACCCAGCCGGACCGACAGCTGCACGCCGCAGGCACCCGTATACGGGCCCGTGAACGCTGGGCGCGGAACCTCCGGACACGCCGTGCTGTGTGAGCCTGCGTCCAAGGGTTCAGCGGCGTCGATCCAAGCGAGGGGCTACAACTCGAACATCCACGACGCAGGGCACCTTATAGGCGACCAGTTCGGCGGAGCCGGGAACACCCACTCGAACATCGTGACCCTCTTCCGGCAGATGACCAGGTCGTCATGCGGACCTGCGAGAACCGGGTGCGCGACCTGGTGA
- a CDS encoding WhiB family transcriptional regulator, whose translation MEVQWREEAACRSADPEELFAEAARQNRAKSVCAGCPVRMECLAEALDNRIEFGVWGGMTERERRALLRRRPDVASWRSVLESARDTAMPRAS comes from the coding sequence GTGGAGGTCCAGTGGCGCGAGGAAGCAGCGTGCCGGTCCGCGGACCCGGAGGAACTGTTCGCCGAGGCCGCGCGGCAGAACCGCGCCAAGTCGGTATGTGCGGGCTGCCCGGTACGTATGGAGTGCCTGGCCGAGGCCCTCGACAACCGGATCGAGTTCGGCGTGTGGGGCGGCATGACCGAACGCGAGCGTCGCGCCCTGCTGCGCCGCAGACCCGATGTCGCCTCCTGGCGCAGCGTGCTGGAATCCGCCCGGGACACTGCGATGCCCAGGGCGAGCTGA
- a CDS encoding class I SAM-dependent methyltransferase produces the protein MLQDEIWDDQAAQSYDAPGTGMFAPEVLGPTVDRLVELSEGGRALEFAIGTGRVAVPLAERGVSVNGIELSKPMIDQLRTKADEAAIPVVVGDMATARVPGEFQLVYLVYNTISNLLTQAEQVACFRNAARHLAPGGRFVVELWVPELRKLPPGQQAVVWESATGYIGLDTYDVLRQQVVSHHFRFDTEADRETRLFRSPHRYIWPAELDLMAELAGMTLESRHADWTGEEFTAESRSHVSVYRTAGLL, from the coding sequence ATGCTTCAAGATGAGATTTGGGATGACCAGGCCGCTCAGAGCTATGACGCCCCTGGGACCGGCATGTTCGCTCCGGAGGTGCTGGGGCCGACGGTGGACCGCCTGGTGGAGCTCAGCGAGGGCGGGCGGGCGCTGGAGTTCGCCATCGGGACCGGGCGGGTGGCAGTGCCGCTCGCGGAGCGGGGAGTCTCGGTCAATGGCATCGAGCTGTCGAAGCCGATGATCGATCAGCTCCGCACCAAAGCAGACGAGGCGGCCATCCCGGTCGTCGTCGGCGACATGGCCACTGCGCGAGTTCCGGGCGAGTTCCAGCTCGTCTACCTCGTCTACAACACCATCTCAAACTTGCTCACGCAGGCCGAGCAGGTTGCCTGTTTCCGAAACGCCGCACGCCACCTCGCGCCGGGCGGGCGGTTCGTCGTCGAGCTGTGGGTCCCCGAGCTTCGCAAGCTGCCGCCAGGTCAGCAGGCTGTGGTCTGGGAGTCGGCGACGGGCTATATCGGGCTCGACACCTACGATGTCCTGCGCCAGCAGGTCGTCTCGCACCACTTCCGGTTCGACACCGAGGCCGACCGCGAGACCCGGTTGTTTCGCAGCCCACACCGATACATCTGGCCGGCTGAACTTGACCTGATGGCCGAGCTGGCCGGAATGACGCTGGAGTCCAGGCATGCCGACTGGACGGGAGAGGAATTCACCGCAGAGTCGCGCTCCCATGTCTCCGTCTACAGGACGGCAGGCCTGCTCTGA
- a CDS encoding IS5 family transposase, with product MVVNPRRGSWHGSARPWAHDDAAGMHLDEDALTALEQVATQEEKARSKGAASKNKRAGSRERSRAEGAPADPASAEAPAEGRPPGTLQGWQTSKVHLAADRKCRPLAFVLTAGQAADSPQFIAVLGKIRVRGPVGRPLTRPDAVAGDKAYSLRGNRAHLRQRGIMAVIPEKRDQAANRKKKGSRGGRPVGHDADLYKGRNTVERLINKLKAWRGIATRYDKTPGSYLAGLHLRASMIWIKDLTRTTQ from the coding sequence ATGGTCGTGAACCCGAGGAGGGGGAGTTGGCATGGAAGCGCAAGGCCCTGGGCTCACGACGACGCTGCCGGGATGCACCTGGACGAGGACGCCCTCACCGCGCTGGAGCAGGTTGCCACCCAGGAAGAGAAGGCCAGGTCAAAGGGGGCAGCCTCGAAGAACAAACGGGCAGGCAGTCGAGAGCGATCCCGAGCGGAAGGAGCGCCGGCGGATCCGGCGTCGGCGGAAGCTCCGGCTGAAGGCCGCCCTCCTGGGACGCTCCAGGGGTGGCAGACCAGCAAGGTCCACCTCGCCGCCGACCGTAAGTGTCGCCCGCTGGCGTTCGTCCTGACCGCGGGGCAGGCCGCGGACAGCCCGCAGTTCATCGCCGTGCTGGGGAAGATAAGGGTCCGCGGGCCCGTCGGCCGCCCCCTCACCCGGCCGGACGCGGTCGCCGGGGACAAGGCCTACTCGTTGCGCGGCAACCGGGCCCACCTGCGGCAACGCGGCATCATGGCGGTCATCCCGGAGAAGAGGGACCAGGCCGCCAACCGGAAGAAGAAGGGCTCCAGAGGCGGTCGACCCGTCGGCCACGACGCCGACCTCTACAAAGGGAGGAACACCGTCGAGCGCCTGATCAACAAACTCAAGGCCTGGCGGGGCATCGCCACTCGGTATGACAAGACCCCCGGCAGCTACCTCGCCGGCCTGCACCTGCGCGCTTCGATGATCTGGATCAAAGACCTCACCCGCACCACCCAGTGA
- a CDS encoding saccharopine dehydrogenase C-terminal domain-containing protein: MRVLLVGAGGVGTAITRIAACRSFFDHMVVADYDLARAEAAVAALGESGTRFSACRTDAADEAAVAELLMEQRCDVLLNATDPRFVLPLFNAAAAAGAHYVDMAMSLSSPHPDRPYELCGVKLGDAQFEQAELWQKAGRLALVGMGVEPGLSDVFARYAADELFDEIEEIGIRDGADLTVSGYDFAPSFNIWTTIEECLNPPVVYEADRGWYTTEPFSEPEIFDFPEGIGPVECVNVEHEEVLLVPRWIDAARVTFKYGLGEDFIGKLKTLRALGLDSTAPVTVATSLGPAEVSPRDIVAAVLPDPATLGERMTGKTCAGTWVKGVKDNKAREVYLYHVVDNEWSMREYGCQAVVWQTAINPVVALELMADGTWAQSGVLGPEAFAPRPFLDLLTAYGSPWGMREQ, encoded by the coding sequence ATGCGTGTACTGCTTGTTGGAGCCGGTGGCGTGGGTACCGCGATCACGCGGATCGCGGCCTGCCGTTCGTTCTTCGACCACATGGTCGTCGCCGACTACGACCTCGCCCGCGCCGAGGCGGCCGTCGCGGCACTGGGGGAGAGCGGAACCAGGTTCAGCGCCTGCCGTACGGACGCCGCCGACGAGGCTGCGGTGGCCGAGCTGCTCATGGAGCAGCGGTGCGACGTCCTGCTCAATGCCACCGACCCACGCTTCGTCCTGCCGCTGTTCAACGCTGCCGCCGCGGCCGGCGCGCACTACGTGGACATGGCCATGTCGCTGTCGAGCCCGCATCCCGACCGCCCGTACGAGCTGTGCGGGGTCAAGCTCGGTGACGCCCAGTTCGAGCAGGCGGAACTGTGGCAGAAGGCCGGCCGGCTCGCCCTGGTCGGCATGGGCGTCGAACCCGGCCTGTCCGACGTTTTCGCCCGCTACGCCGCGGACGAACTCTTCGACGAGATCGAGGAGATCGGCATCCGCGACGGCGCCGACCTCACCGTCTCGGGCTACGACTTCGCACCGTCGTTCAACATCTGGACGACCATCGAGGAGTGCCTTAACCCGCCGGTCGTCTACGAGGCCGACCGCGGCTGGTACACCACCGAGCCTTTCAGCGAACCCGAGATCTTCGACTTCCCCGAGGGCATCGGCCCCGTCGAGTGCGTGAACGTCGAGCACGAGGAGGTCCTCCTGGTGCCCCGCTGGATAGACGCGGCGCGGGTGACGTTCAAGTACGGGCTCGGTGAAGACTTCATCGGCAAGCTCAAGACCCTCCGCGCACTGGGCCTGGACAGCACCGCCCCCGTCACGGTGGCAACCAGTCTCGGCCCCGCAGAGGTCTCGCCGCGCGACATCGTGGCAGCCGTCCTCCCGGACCCGGCGACCCTCGGCGAGCGGATGACCGGCAAGACCTGCGCCGGCACCTGGGTCAAGGGCGTCAAGGACAACAAGGCGCGCGAGGTCTACCTCTACCACGTGGTCGACAACGAGTGGTCGATGCGCGAATACGGCTGCCAGGCCGTCGTGTGGCAGACCGCGATCAACCCCGTCGTCGCCCTGGAGCTGATGGCCGACGGCACGTGGGCGCAGTCCGGCGTCCTCGGCCCCGAGGCGTTCGCCCCCCGCCCCTTCCTGGATCTCCTCACCGCCTACGGATCCCCCTGGGGCATGCGCGAGCAGTGA
- a CDS encoding TetR/AcrR family transcriptional regulator, whose translation MAKQVVPESARRRRRPTKQGAVLSEQLIVETALRMLAEHGTTGLTARRLGLALGADPSTLYRYFAGMDDLTLAVGAELIGRALNGWTATGSWRDDLRQLGLRIHRAYLAHPHAAMLTASRVTGREQEIAADEAILAVLRTAGFPDPDAVRIYHALIDQTLAFAALDAASLALPSTAREADEHMWESTYARLPATSHPHIAATAGLLAARMNHSAYPAALDMLLDSAAAQLTGSVLRSTE comes from the coding sequence ATGGCCAAGCAGGTGGTGCCCGAATCGGCTCGCAGACGGCGGCGGCCGACCAAACAGGGAGCGGTGCTCTCGGAACAGCTCATCGTGGAGACAGCACTGCGGATGCTGGCCGAACACGGCACTACGGGACTCACCGCCCGGCGGCTCGGGCTCGCGCTGGGCGCCGATCCCAGCACCCTGTACCGGTACTTCGCCGGCATGGACGATCTGACCCTGGCCGTCGGCGCGGAGCTGATCGGGCGGGCCTTGAACGGCTGGACAGCGACCGGCAGCTGGCGCGACGACCTGCGTCAGCTGGGCCTGCGCATCCACCGCGCCTATCTTGCCCACCCGCACGCCGCCATGCTCACAGCCAGCCGCGTCACCGGACGGGAACAGGAGATCGCCGCGGACGAGGCCATCCTCGCCGTGCTGCGCACCGCCGGCTTTCCCGACCCGGACGCGGTACGCATCTACCACGCCCTCATCGACCAGACTCTCGCTTTCGCCGCCCTGGACGCGGCCTCACTTGCGCTGCCGTCGACGGCCCGCGAAGCCGACGAGCACATGTGGGAGTCCACCTACGCCCGGCTGCCGGCCACCTCACACCCGCACATCGCCGCCACCGCCGGCTTGCTGGCCGCGCGCATGAACCACAGTGCCTACCCGGCAGCCCTCGACATGCTCCTGGACAGCGCAGCAGCTCAGCTCACGGGGTCGGTGCTCCGTTCGACCGAGTGA
- a CDS encoding FKBP-type peptidyl-prolyl cis-trans isomerase, whose protein sequence is MSELTKPEIDLPEGDAPTELTIRDLVVGDGLEAKPGRVVQVHYVGVTFESGKEFDTSWDRGQTFKFAVGGGKVIKGWDRGVRGMKVGGRREIIVPPRLGYGNQSPSPLIPAGSTLVFVVDLLSVAV, encoded by the coding sequence ATGAGTGAACTGACGAAGCCCGAGATCGACCTTCCGGAGGGTGACGCTCCCACCGAGCTGACAATCCGCGACCTCGTCGTCGGGGACGGGCTTGAGGCGAAGCCGGGCAGGGTTGTCCAGGTTCACTACGTCGGGGTCACCTTCGAGTCCGGAAAGGAATTCGACACCTCCTGGGACCGGGGCCAGACGTTCAAGTTCGCCGTGGGCGGTGGCAAGGTCATCAAGGGCTGGGACCGCGGGGTCAGAGGGATGAAGGTCGGCGGACGGCGCGAGATCATCGTTCCCCCGCGCCTCGGCTACGGCAACCAGTCACCCTCGCCGTTGATCCCGGCGGGCTCGACACTCGTCTTCGTGGTGGACCTGCTCTCCGTCGCAGTCTGA
- a CDS encoding YnfA family protein — translation MWLQVVRRSDEDQRHGSLVGSAGNTIARNALFAVAALFEIGGAWLVWQGIREHKGWIWIGAGVIALGLYGVVATFQSDDNFGRILAAYGGIFVAGSIAWGMVADGYRPGCYDVIGALVCLAGMAVIMYAPRGH, via the coding sequence ATGTGGCTGCAAGTCGTCAGGCGATCCGATGAAGATCAGCGGCACGGATCGCTAGTAGGGTCGGCCGGCAATACCATCGCTCGCAATGCCCTGTTCGCCGTCGCTGCCCTCTTCGAGATCGGCGGCGCCTGGCTCGTCTGGCAGGGCATCCGTGAGCACAAGGGCTGGATCTGGATCGGCGCCGGCGTCATCGCCCTCGGCCTCTACGGGGTGGTGGCCACTTTCCAGTCCGACGACAACTTCGGGCGCATCCTCGCCGCGTACGGCGGGATCTTCGTAGCTGGGTCGATCGCCTGGGGCATGGTCGCCGACGGTTATCGCCCCGGCTGCTACGACGTCATTGGCGCTCTGGTCTGCCTCGCCGGCATGGCCGTGATCATGTACGCGCCCCGTGGCCACTGA
- a CDS encoding MerR family transcriptional regulator encodes MSREGLRSGQVAEAAGVNIQTLRYYERRGLLAEPDRSPGGHRLYGEDAVTALRVIKAAQRLGFTLEEVTELLKAGRHRHGHPVPGLQDRAADKLAEVDAKIADLTIIRTALAAAVEAGCNDLAICADSPCCPIPFTDLAEENRHAGSCC; translated from the coding sequence GTGAGCAGGGAGGGTCTGCGCAGCGGGCAGGTCGCAGAAGCGGCCGGGGTGAACATCCAGACCCTGCGCTACTACGAACGGCGCGGCCTGCTGGCCGAACCTGACCGCAGTCCTGGCGGGCACCGCCTCTACGGCGAGGACGCGGTGACCGCGCTGCGAGTGATCAAGGCCGCCCAACGGCTCGGGTTCACGCTGGAGGAGGTTACTGAGCTGCTGAAGGCTGGCCGCCATCGCCATGGCCACCCGGTCCCGGGGCTCCAGGACCGCGCTGCGGACAAGCTCGCCGAGGTCGACGCGAAGATCGCGGACCTGACCATCATCCGCACAGCCTTGGCCGCGGCCGTCGAGGCGGGCTGCAACGACCTAGCTATCTGCGCCGACAGCCCGTGCTGCCCCATTCCCTTCACCGACCTCGCCGAGGAGAACCGTCATGCCGGGTCCTGCTGCTGA
- a CDS encoding metalloregulator ArsR/SmtB family transcription factor, translated as MSNVKVLPLLESEVEPCCPPLNERPLTAAEAERTAVMFKALGDPVRLRLFSAVASHEGGEACVCDISDVGVSQPTVSHHLKKLKEAGLLSSERRGTWVYYRVEPAVLAAMGQLLTKAAAA; from the coding sequence ATGTCGAATGTCAAGGTGCTGCCGCTGCTGGAGTCCGAGGTCGAGCCCTGCTGCCCGCCGCTGAACGAGCGCCCACTGACGGCGGCGGAGGCCGAGCGGACTGCGGTCATGTTCAAGGCCCTGGGGGATCCCGTCCGGCTGCGGCTCTTCTCCGCGGTCGCCTCGCACGAGGGCGGCGAGGCGTGTGTCTGCGACATCTCCGACGTCGGCGTCTCCCAGCCGACCGTGTCCCACCACCTGAAGAAGCTGAAGGAAGCCGGACTGCTCTCCTCCGAGCGGCGCGGCACCTGGGTCTACTACCGCGTCGAGCCCGCCGTCCTCGCCGCCATGGGGCAGTTGCTGACCAAGGCCGCCGCAGCCTGA
- a CDS encoding NAD(P)-binding domain-containing protein → MNATATEQLPVVVIGAGPAGLAAAAHLADRGLEALVLEAGAQAGAAVREWSHVRLFSTWGELTDPAAEKLLAPTGWVKPEAGTYPTGGDWAEQYLQPLADVLGDKVRVGTQVTGVSRAGRDRIVDSDREAQPFTVHVAYADGREERIPARAVIDASGTWAIPSPAGSDGLPALGERSAADRISYRVPDLKHPTTRARYAGKRTAVIGSGASAFTALASLADLAKAEDGTGTHATWILRRGISGSTFGGGSADQLPARGALGLAAKAAVDENHAEAVTGFRTQAIERAGEQLVLVAEDGHRLDPVDEVIVLTGFRPDLSFLDELRLGLDERLQAPVELAPLIDPNQHSCGTVYPHGFKELSHPEEGLYLVGMKSYGRAPTFLALTGYEQVRSVVAAIAGDRESAERVELVLPETGVCGGAGLFDQPQTDEAADGGGCCAPSRALIQLGTTTPAPSCGS, encoded by the coding sequence ATGAACGCCACCGCCACCGAGCAGCTGCCTGTCGTGGTCATCGGGGCCGGTCCTGCCGGGCTGGCTGCCGCCGCGCACCTCGCCGACCGGGGCCTTGAGGCGCTGGTCCTGGAGGCCGGTGCGCAGGCGGGTGCGGCGGTGCGCGAGTGGTCGCACGTGCGGCTCTTCTCCACCTGGGGCGAGCTGACCGATCCGGCCGCCGAGAAGCTCCTGGCTCCCACCGGCTGGGTGAAGCCGGAGGCGGGCACGTACCCGACCGGCGGCGACTGGGCCGAGCAGTACCTGCAGCCGCTCGCCGACGTCCTCGGCGACAAGGTTCGTGTCGGCACGCAGGTCACCGGCGTCTCCCGTGCCGGCCGTGACCGGATCGTCGACTCCGACCGAGAGGCCCAGCCCTTCACCGTTCACGTCGCCTACGCCGACGGCCGTGAGGAGCGGATCCCGGCTCGCGCCGTCATCGACGCCTCCGGCACATGGGCCATCCCGAGCCCCGCCGGCAGCGACGGCCTCCCGGCACTCGGCGAGCGCTCGGCAGCCGACCGGATCTCCTACCGCGTCCCGGACCTCAAGCACCCCACCACGCGGGCTCGTTACGCGGGCAAGCGCACCGCCGTCATCGGCTCCGGCGCCTCCGCGTTCACCGCCCTGGCCTCCCTCGCCGACCTCGCGAAGGCCGAGGACGGCACCGGCACGCACGCCACCTGGATCCTGCGCCGGGGCATTTCCGGTTCCACCTTCGGCGGCGGCAGCGCCGACCAGCTCCCCGCCCGCGGCGCCCTCGGCCTCGCCGCGAAGGCCGCGGTCGACGAGAACCACGCCGAAGCCGTCACCGGCTTCCGCACGCAGGCGATCGAGCGCGCCGGCGAGCAGCTCGTCCTGGTCGCCGAGGACGGCCACCGCCTCGACCCGGTCGACGAGGTCATCGTCCTGACCGGCTTCCGCCCCGACCTGTCCTTCCTCGACGAGCTCCGCCTGGGCCTCGACGAGCGTCTCCAGGCCCCGGTCGAGCTGGCTCCGCTGATCGACCCGAACCAGCACTCTTGCGGCACCGTCTACCCTCACGGCTTCAAGGAGCTCTCCCACCCGGAGGAGGGCCTCTACCTGGTCGGAATGAAGTCGTACGGCCGTGCGCCGACCTTCCTCGCTCTCACCGGATACGAGCAGGTCCGCTCCGTCGTCGCCGCGATCGCAGGCGACCGCGAGTCCGCCGAGCGCGTCGAACTCGTCCTGCCCGAGACCGGGGTCTGCGGCGGTGCCGGCCTCTTCGACCAGCCGCAGACCGACGAAGCGGCCGACGGCGGCGGCTGCTGTGCCCCTTCTCGCGCTCTCATCCAGCTGGGCACCACCACGCCGGCGCCTTCCTGCGGCTCGTGA
- a CDS encoding MFS transporter, translating to MTNLNTRANGAATGTGDRSRPRAVLPALCLTQITSWGIVYYAFPVLNPAIIADTGWSAGSTTAAFSAALVVAALAGIYVGRVLDHRGPRIVMTAGSVLGVLSLLLVAAAPNSAVFAAGWLLAGTAMAATFYQPAFAALTRWWAPDHVRALTIVTLAGGLASTVFAPLTAILAEHMSWRATYMVLAVILAVLTIPAHAFALKAPLPPAPESPSLLTGGSGGVVRSRAFWMLGATFTLSAFAMYAVVIGLVPLLLERGYTTTQAAWALGLGGAGQTLGRTLYATLARRLGVTARTVTLITLGGLTTAALATVAGPYAVLIAVTVLAGVVRGNLTLLQATSVTDRWGSAHYGRLSGFLGAPAHVAAALAPFAGASLAGSLGGYPTMFALLAALSLVAAVTALGTRSPEGPTG from the coding sequence GTGACCAACCTCAACACCCGTGCGAACGGGGCCGCGACCGGAACAGGGGACCGGTCGCGGCCCCGCGCCGTCCTGCCTGCCCTGTGCCTTACTCAGATCACGAGCTGGGGCATCGTCTACTACGCCTTTCCCGTCCTCAACCCGGCGATCATCGCGGACACCGGTTGGAGTGCGGGCTCGACCACCGCGGCGTTCTCCGCCGCCCTCGTCGTCGCCGCCCTCGCCGGGATCTACGTCGGCCGCGTCCTGGACCACCGTGGCCCCCGCATCGTCATGACGGCCGGCTCCGTACTCGGCGTCCTGAGCCTGCTGCTCGTGGCCGCAGCCCCCAACTCGGCTGTCTTCGCTGCCGGATGGCTGCTCGCCGGAACAGCGATGGCCGCCACCTTCTACCAGCCCGCCTTCGCTGCGCTCACCCGCTGGTGGGCCCCGGACCACGTCCGCGCGCTGACGATCGTCACCCTCGCCGGGGGGCTCGCCTCCACGGTCTTCGCACCCCTGACCGCGATCCTCGCCGAGCACATGTCCTGGCGCGCCACCTACATGGTGCTCGCGGTCATCCTCGCGGTCCTGACCATCCCGGCCCACGCCTTCGCCCTGAAAGCACCCTTGCCACCAGCTCCTGAGAGCCCGTCACTCCTCACCGGCGGCAGCGGTGGAGTGGTGCGCAGCCGCGCGTTCTGGATGCTCGGCGCCACGTTCACGCTGTCCGCGTTCGCGATGTACGCCGTCGTCATCGGCCTCGTCCCCCTCCTCCTCGAACGCGGCTACACCACGACCCAAGCCGCATGGGCCCTCGGCCTGGGCGGCGCGGGACAGACCCTCGGCCGCACCTTGTACGCGACCCTCGCCCGCCGCCTCGGCGTCACCGCGCGCACGGTCACGCTCATCACGCTCGGAGGACTCACCACGGCGGCCCTCGCGACCGTGGCCGGCCCTTACGCGGTTCTCATCGCCGTAACCGTGCTCGCCGGGGTGGTCCGGGGCAACCTCACCCTCCTCCAGGCCACCTCCGTCACCGACCGCTGGGGCAGCGCGCACTACGGCCGACTCTCCGGCTTCCTCGGCGCACCGGCCCACGTGGCAGCCGCCCTGGCCCCCTTCGCCGGCGCAAGCCTGGCCGGCTCACTCGGCGGCTACCCCACAATGTTCGCGCTGCTCGCGGCACTGTCGCTCGTCGCCGCTGTCACAGCCCTTGGAACCCGCTCGCCTGAGGGCCCGACAGGATGA
- a CDS encoding VTT domain-containing protein: protein MDKIALTAGALYVIVLLRAGGTFAVGWLAGAGARRSRFAGRISSAKFLRAEQAIQRWGAPVVAVSFLTVGFQTAANFLAGSMRMPLPRYLPALFVGGAAWALIYATAGLGVLEVLGRLFAERTALGVSAVAVLLLAVCGVVVYRRRRAVPSSGDTVADES, encoded by the coding sequence GTGGATAAGATCGCGCTCACGGCCGGCGCCCTGTACGTCATCGTCCTGCTTCGCGCCGGAGGGACGTTCGCCGTCGGGTGGCTCGCCGGCGCTGGTGCCCGGCGCAGCAGGTTCGCCGGGCGGATCTCTTCGGCGAAGTTCCTGCGCGCCGAGCAGGCGATCCAGCGGTGGGGCGCGCCGGTGGTGGCCGTCTCCTTCCTGACCGTCGGTTTCCAAACCGCCGCCAACTTCCTCGCGGGCAGCATGCGCATGCCGTTGCCGCGCTACCTCCCCGCCCTGTTCGTGGGCGGAGCGGCCTGGGCGCTGATCTACGCGACCGCGGGGCTCGGCGTCCTCGAAGTGCTAGGAAGGCTCTTCGCCGAGCGGACGGCCCTCGGAGTGTCCGCCGTGGCCGTCCTCCTCCTCGCGGTGTGCGGGGTGGTGGTGTACCGCAGAAGAAGGGCGGTCCCGTCCTCCGGTGACACCGTCGCCGACGAATCGTGA